In one window of Diabrotica undecimpunctata isolate CICGRU unplaced genomic scaffold, icDiaUnde3 ctg00001869.1, whole genome shotgun sequence DNA:
- the LOC140431750 gene encoding alpha-tocopherol transfer protein-like, with protein sequence MHEDLAMGEIYVIDCENLKLDIVLKITPVLLKQCAFVFENVHSFRLHAIHYINPPGYFHNTITLLKSMLSKKLSERVYSHKTIDDLTKYIPLDLLPSDYGGKQKSCKELAELWKQKMFEYKDRFDQLESMKINEELRPEKLQNDELLGYHGNFKKLETD encoded by the exons ATGCATGAAGATTTGGCAATGGGGGAAATCTATGTGATAGACTGTGAAAATCTTAAACTAgatattgtattaaaaataacaCCAGTATTACTAAAGCAGTGTGCTTTTGTTTTCGAG AATGTTCACAGTTTTAGACTGCATGCAATACATTATATTAACCCTCCAGGATATTTTCATAACACCATTACATTGCTTAAATCGATGCTGAGCAAAAAGTTATCAGAAAGG GTATACAGCCACAAAACAATTGACGACCTGACAAAATATATTCCATTGGACCTTTTGCCAAGTGACTACGGCGGTAAACAAAAATCTTGCAAGGAATTAGCCG AATTATGgaaacaaaaaatgtttgaatATAAGGACCGATTTGATCAACtggaaagtatgaaaataaatgAAGAGCTTCGACCAGAAAAACTGCAAAATGATGAACTCTTAGGTTACCATGGCAATTTTAAAAAGCTTGAGACAGATTAA